In one Macaca nemestrina isolate mMacNem1 chromosome 2, mMacNem.hap1, whole genome shotgun sequence genomic region, the following are encoded:
- the LOC105480155 gene encoding nmrA-like family domain-containing protein 1 yields the protein MASKKVITVFGATGAQGGSVARAILESKKFAVRAVTRDVTRPNALELQRLGAEVVKGDLNDKASVDSALKGAYGAFLVTNFWDALNKDKEVFQGKLVADTTKHLGLKHVVYSGLENVKRLTDGKLQVPHFDSKGEVEEYFWSIGIPMTSVRVAAYFENFLTAWRPVKASDGDYYTLAVPMGDVPMDGISVADIGAAVSNIFNSPEEFLGKAVGLSAEALTVQQYADVLSKVLGKKVRDAKITPEVFEKLGFPAAKEIADMCRFYQMKPDRDVKLTHRLNPKVKSFSQFISENQGAFKGM from the exons ATGGCCAGCAAGAAGGTAATTACAGTGTTTGGAGCAACAG GAGCTCAAGGTGGCTCTGTGGCCAGGGCAATTTTGGAGAGCAAAAAATTTGCAGTGAGAGCAGTGACCAGGGATGTAACTCGACCAAATGCCCTGGAGCTCCAGCGCCTTGGAGCTGAGGTGGTAAAAGGTGACCTGAATGATAAAGCATCCGTGGACAGTGCCTTAAAAGGTGCCTATGGGGCCTTCTTGGTGACCAACTTCTGGGACGCTCTCAACAAAGATAAGGAAGTGTTTCAG GGGAAGCTGGTGGCAGACACCACCAAGCATCTGGGTCTGAAGCACGTGGTTTACAGCGGCCTGGAGAACGTCAAGCGGCTGACAGATGGCAAGCTGCAGGTGCCGCACTTTGACAGCAAGGGCGAGGTGGAGGAGTACTTTTGGTCCATTGGCATCCCCATGACCAGTGTCCGTGTGGCGGCCTACTTTGAAAACTTTCTCACGGCGTGGCGGCCCGTGAAAGCCTCTGATGGAGATTACTACACCTTGG ctgtgCCAATGGGAGATGTACCAATGGATGGTATCTCTGTTGCTGATATTGGAGCAGCGGTCTCTAACATTTTTAATTCTCCAGAGGAATTTTTAGGCAAGGCCGTGGGGCTCAGTGCAGAAGCACTAACAGTACAGCAATATGCTGATGTTTTGTCCAAGGTTTTGGGGAAGAAAGTCCGAGATGCAAAG ATTACCCCAGAAGTTTTCGAGAAGCTGGGATTCCCTGCAGCGAAGGAAATAGCTGATATGTGTCGTTTCTATCAAATGAAGCCGGACCGAGATGTCAAGCTCACCCACAGACTAAATCCCAAAGTCAAAAGCTTCAGCCAGTTTATCTCAGAGAACCAGGGAGCCTTCAAGGGCATGTAG